A segment of the Bos taurus isolate L1 Dominette 01449 registration number 42190680 breed Hereford chromosome 19, ARS-UCD2.0, whole genome shotgun sequence genome:
acaatcacatgcgatgcctcttcttcatctgatgacatttaccaaccctaaaatggactggtgcaacactttgtactttaactatggacataatgtgacttttaatttcgattttaacttggtttaatgactatgttgcctgcatctgtaattgtataactggatttgttcctagccgcatgaaagcttttaagttacaaatgattGCTCAAATTCCTGCTACTGTTGCaacttcctccagctactatttggggcccctggatcagatatcctcaatatgaggattaggagaatacgttgcctcaccaatttagggacaaccccccttgtcagctcggaggcagttatggaacgagaacgatgccccttttccctaggcaacataattctcctaaaagaaaaggggggaatgagagagtcagttcctaggcaggttgataaggagtctaggggttcccaaggagagaggggtctggaattctcaagaaggaagaaaggacaaactttttttctttccccacattccttaggattatataacaataatgtatctcgcctaaggacagtctctggattaaaccttctgttattttaaaatgtaaattatggagtaggtctgatgaggtcctccagacattctttggattcactggagagtatataacttcattgttaacactagcaagcgggtactctttctgcccccttctgatgcctacgtcagaagctttctctatctcctttatactttaataaaactttattacacacacacaaaaaaaaaatcagaggagaGAAGGTTAACAAACAGAATAATGCAAACCCTTGCTCAAGAAGAGATAAGTAAATATCTATATTCAACAATTAAAAGTCCAGGTTACAGGAGGTAAGCAGGggagaattttgaattttaaatagtGTTGACCTCGAGGACACAGTATTATATGATGCatattttttgttactttttcaAAAAACATGATAagttaattgtttaaaaaagggACACAGACACTGAAGAAAAGGCTCTCCTCTCCACCTttatgtggcagacctgggttcgaagtGGCCTTCCTGGGAGCATGGCATGGCCCGGATGGCGGCCTCACACATCCAAACGGGCCAGGTTTAGGAAGGGACCACTGGCCCAGGAATTTGCTGCCACAGCCGCACACAGTGGGCAAGGAGGCAGCACATCCCAAATTAATGCAGTTTACAAAGCTATCACAGCTGTGCTGTTTCCTTTAGTCTCCTCCGTATTTTCAAATGGGAGGATGATAAAAGTAACTGCATTGGGAATTGTCTGGTTCACTAAATATTCGTATCCTACTGTGGGCCCAGGTTCTGCAGTTTCAGTCTCTTCATTCATGGAGGGTCTGTCCAAGGTGGTGGATCaagggcagaggggagagggtgTGTCAACAAGTAAATGAGTAAACGCTCAGTAAGCAATAGTGTTTATTTCAGCAGTAAATCAAACATTGTAAACACTAATGGAAAAAAAGGTGGAAGGAGGGCACAAAGATtaattggaaatttaaaaatgaagcttCTTTGAGTAACctggagagaaaaatgagaaagatcCAGCTAGGAGGTCACTGACATCCCTTTTCCAAGTCCTACTACATACCTCCACTGTATCTCTTTTACTTATTGGACAATATCCTACTAagtcattgtaaaaaaaaaaaaaagaccattgaAAACAGAAATCTGGGTTAATATCCCAATATTGATATCAATATACCTACTAAATAAAATTCTGTAGAAATCCCATCTTTATCATCATCTGAATTTTATAGTCATAGAGAGaaggcatttttctttttgcaaaagaCTCTTCTCAGAGCTCCCTTCATGTCTctgttcctcaggctgtagatgaaggggttcagcatgggggccACCACAGTGTACATCATAGACATGACAGTCTCCTTAACAGTGGAATTATGAGCTGATGGGCATAAATAGAGACCTATAATTGTCCCATAGAAGAGAGACACCACGGTGAGGTGGgagccacaggtggagaaggctttgcaGATGCCCTTGGCAGAAGGGACCTTGAGGATGGAGGACACGATTCGTGCATAAGACATGATGATGAGTAGGAATGGGATGATGATAATGAGCCCTCCGACGAAAAATATCACCAGCTCATTCACTCGAGTGTCAGAGCAGGACAGCTTCAGCAGAGCAGAtgaatcacagaaaaagtggGGGATCACATTGTCTTCACAAAAATGCAGCCTGGCCATGAGCAGGGTGTGCAACATGGCATGGAACGTGGTCAGTATCCAGGGCAGCAAAACCAGGAAGAGACAGAGCCTGGGGCTCATGATGGTGGTGTAGTGCAGGGGGAAGCAGATGGCCacgtagcggtcataggccatggccACAAGGAGGAAGTCCTCCAAGTCTGCAAAGAACAGGAAGAAGTACATTTGTGTCAGGCAGCCAGCATAGGGGATGGACAGGTCTTGGCTCTGCATGTTCTGCAGCAACTTGGGCATTGTGACAGAGgagaagcagaggtcagagaaaGACAGGTTACTGAGAAACAAATACATGGGTGTGTGGAGGTGGGGATCCAGGCAAATGAGGACGAGGATGAGAAGGTTCCCCAGGACGGTGGTAACATACATGGCCAGGAACAGGGTGTAGAACAGGTTCTGATGCTCTGACTTGATGGGCAGTCCCAGCAGAAGGAACTCTGAGATAGTAGTTTGATTCCTTCCTGTCATGTTCTGTCTCCAGTGTCTTTAGGAAGAAGTTAATAGTGTCCTTGAAAGCCTGAATTTCAGAGTGCACTTATTTCTATGATAAACTGGCTCTTAGATGCTTTGCAAAATTCTCATCACAATAATTACAATATTTACAGGACCCCAATTCTCTATAATCAGAATCTCTATCATTGGAAATgacttattttcttcatttctctttaacACAAAACAATATTCCAACTTTCCTAAAACATTTTTATCCCTCAGCTTCTGAGACACATAATACATTGGTTTTTCCCATACTTGCCTGGTCAGACATCCTCAATACTCTACTGGCTTCTGTTTTGTCTCTATATTCAACTTGATTGATGTTCCAGGGTTTTTTCCTAAAACCTGTtctcttataattttatataccatcagaaaagggcttcccaggtggtgctagtggtaaggaacctgcctgccaatgcagagacagtggagcctggagggttacagtccatggggttgcagatttGGACaagattgaagcgacttagcacacatgcaccaaGAAAAACTCATCTACTTCAATGGCTTGATTACCATTTAAACTTCAGTTGTAGAAGTCTTTCTAACTCATAGAAGAAGATACTCAATTGCTTGAATATTCTCTCTCCTTGGATGTATTACAGGCATCTTCAGTTAAACAGATTCCAAAAGAAACACACGATATCCCTTTGTGCCTCTCCCAATTCCCTCCTCCTCAGGTCTTCCACATCCCAGAAAAAGACTTTCGGGTTATCCAGATTAAAACATGAAAGGcttctttcatttcctcctttctgTTATCAATACCCAACATCTGTCAACAAGATCTAGAAATTCTTTCTCCTTCATTCACTCCTTATCCACACTCTCACCACCTTAGATCAGTTTGACATCACATCTTATTTACACTATTGGAACCACCTTAAAAAATgctattggaatatagttgatttacaatgttgtgctagtttcaggtgtgcagcaaagtgaatcacttacgtgtgtgtgtgtgtgtttccaactcttcgcaaccccatggacagtctgCAGCCTGGCAGACTCTTTTGACCATGgaaatttccaagcaagaatactggagtgggttgccatttcctactcctggggatcttgcccaactcagggatcaaacccacatatcttgcgtcccctgcactggcaggcagaatcAGTTATATctatacatacatccactcttttttttattcttttcccagataggccattacagagtattgagtatagttccctgggctttacagtaggttc
Coding sequences within it:
- the OR1E2 gene encoding olfactory receptor family 1 subfamily E member 2 — encoded protein: MTGRNQTTISEFLLLGLPIKSEHQNLFYTLFLAMYVTTVLGNLLILVLICLDPHLHTPMYLFLSNLSFSDLCFSSVTMPKLLQNMQSQDLSIPYAGCLTQMYFFLFFADLEDFLLVAMAYDRYVAICFPLHYTTIMSPRLCLFLVLLPWILTTFHAMLHTLLMARLHFCEDNVIPHFFCDSSALLKLSCSDTRVNELVIFFVGGLIIIIPFLLIIMSYARIVSSILKVPSAKGICKAFSTCGSHLTVVSLFYGTIIGLYLCPSAHNSTVKETVMSMMYTVVAPMLNPFIYSLRNRDMKGALRRVFCKKKNAFSL